The DNA region GCTGGGGTTAAATAGTTGGCCAGAGTTCAGAGCGGTGAACTTTCTGAACAAAGTGTCTTTTAATGAGACATAAACAGACAAGGAACAGTATCTTAAATGTCCAGCCTTCCTTCCTTTGGCCACTGCCACTGACACAATGTCAAAAGGCAGCTACACCCAAGCAGTCTATCCATAATATATCACCATGGCCGCTGGTATAGATGACAGGTCGAATCAACCAGCTGTCCAGAGATTTTTAAGGAGAAAGCAATGACAATTCAATAAAGTGTTGGACCCTGACATCTCTGTTTCCAAGAGGGCAAAACTTTTCCTTCACTTTTCATCCCCCTGAAAGCCTTGTGTGTGATTGCAATAAGCTGTGTAGCTAAATATTGCCGAGATCGTTGCTTGTTGTTCCTCATTCAGCCTCATCCTCAACTCAAATCTGGCACTTCTGCAGCTGACTAAAAATAATTCTGCATACTTCAGCTGGATTATAACGCTGATGTCACTCAATGGAAAATCAGAAGTCACTAGTGAAAAATCACACTGTACAACCACAACATTCACCTCAACCTTGTCTGTTTCTCTAAGTGCTGCTTTGACAACAAGGAGGAGACACCTGTAAATGGATTACACTCGGTAGACCTATGCTACAgtgaaatgacagcagaacATAAACACAACCGTGATGGAAAAGTCACAGCGAGGGAACCGCTGAGATGCTCTCAGGCGACTCAAACAAAGCAGAACCATTTCCTTCCTTCTGTGCAAAGCTTGGATTTATGGGAATAAGTTGTTACAGAGTCAAAGCCCCTGCATAAGAATTACAGTGCAAAGTCTAAATGAGCATTGTTTCTCGGAGCACAACTGACGCACTTCCCTTTCAAGCTGTCTTCACATGGTGCCTGAGCTAAATTTGTGGTTTTCCTGATTTGGTGGCAGAAGTGAAACTCAAAGCATAATCAGAACAGACATACAGGAAGCAGAGGTACAAACAAAGAAGAATAGCAGAAGGGCTGCAGAGACATGTGGTGTGACAGTAGCAACAGTCAATTTAGGGGATAGTGAAGGTGTAGGCGCATTGAATATAATTTGTTGTCAGGACTGTCAGGTGTGCTTGTTAGAAAAGTGAAAGGCTttcagcattgtgtgtgtgtgtgtgtgtgtgtgtgtgtgtgtgtgtgtgtgtgtgtgtgtgtgtgtgtgtgtgtgtgtgtgtgtgtgtgtgtgtagattcaGATGTGGCCAGCAAGGACAGCAGTTTCTCTACACTCGAACAATATTCAATTTAGTTtagtatactgtatatactgtatatcaacagaacaaatgaaatactTTATATCAATATGTCCATCAAAATTTGGCTTTATTTATATGTGCATTCATCTGTACAacaattcatatttaaaaaaaagaatattaaCAAGAACTGTACACTGGAAACATCAGCACCGACATGACGTTTGATATTACAAAGCAAAGCTGAGCCCCTTGGGCCTGAAATTTGTTTAAAACTAAAGTGCCATTAGTAATTTTGAACTAAACAAAGATAGCTTCCTTTTAAAAAATATGGCACTGAGGATTTAGGCCCCCCTTTTTACTGGaatagtacttttactttgtacTTTTAATGTGGCATTAAATATGCTTTCTATGGTCTCTGCAGCATTTTCTCTCTTCCCGGACAGATGGAAGCGTTGTCAAGGATCTGATGCTGCAGGGACGTCATCTTGCCGGCTGGACAAGGCGTCGCCAGGGGTCTGAGGGTGTTCTTGCATTTTGGAATGGAGTGCCCTTTTAATTTCTGATGTTAACCTTTTCCCCCGGAGCAGCCAGGGGAGCATTTTGCTCCCTCAGATCTGCTCTGGTGTAGATCTGCCTGTCTGCTCGGCAGTAGCCAGCCATGTCGCCCCTGGCCTGTTCCCCCGCCCCCCCGTCTACGTGGCTCGCTTTCACTCTCTGTTCACATTTCtgcaaaagagagaggaagagaaaactgCAGAGGTTCAggagacagaatgagaaaacaagcacacaggcacattaacacacacaaacatgcaccgCCTAATAACTGAGCCTTGTAAAGATACAGGAAGACTTACGATTAATTAGTAACATTAATTCTGTCTGTGTCAAGACCACTGAGAGCAGAGGACgtatgttttcttctttgtggtttgtgtgtgtgcacagggcCATGCGTATGTTCATGGGCCGCTGAAACACCACTGCTTTTGTGCTGATAGCAGTATCACGATGCTCATGTAGTCGGAGCATCGTGATGCTATTATCACTAAAGGTTGTGCAGATAGTCCACCTGAGTCCCCAGACATGGCATTTACACACAAGAGGTGCACAGAGATAAACtgagagggaggtgggggggtggtACAGGGTACAAACAAAGTGGCTACTACTACACACTCAATGTGCATCATGCACTCTGTCAGCGTCTGCACCAACATTacacactgcagcctgctgcCTTGTCAGCTTAAGTGCAAAAGGAATAAAGGGAAGACTGGCTGATGGGTGGGTGTAATTGTCTTAAATATGTACCTGCAAGTTCTTGATCCAACATGTTGATAAAACTCTCAAGTTCCCTTGTGTCTCCCAGCTTGGCTgcagaaagaggacagaaagaaaaggaattTGAGAAACTAtaggaaaaaaaacccagcagtgGAACATTTTTGTGGAGAAATGCAGCTCAGTTCACTGGAATTTCCTTTGGACCAGAAAGCTGAAAACTAATCGAAGTCCCAGAATTACTGTACATATGAATCAAACTGCTTCTGGACTTGCAAAAACCATTTTCAACTTCTTTACCACAAACTGGGATAAAGCTGATCTCGAGCACTATAAAACCTTGGCAGCTTGATGGATCTGACTGGGATCTCTGTTGTAAATATATGAAGGTATTCtgtgtaaacacagacagagtgagtgaCACCTCCCGGTCACCTTCTTGTTTTTATCCATTGAGATGTAACAGCAGTCTCTGTCATTTAAACACACCTGAGCCAGTCTCTCCACATAACataacagcacaaacaaacccCTGCAGGAGACTTGGAGAGAGGACGGCTGAGACGTCACAGTCACAGCGGCAGGGGCTTTGttgtgtaaaaacaaaagagCTCCCAGCTTAATGCAGAGGGGTTTTTGTGTGGCTGTGATAGTGATCAGAGCAAAAGTGATAGCGATCACTGCAAGAACGAGGGCTATCTGGATGGAGATAGGCCGATGGGAGTCTCTAGTACCTTTCGGTGCCAGCGTTATGCCTGCTGTGTGAAGCTCCTCCTCGCTGGTGTTCAAACTGTTTCCCAAAGAAGCTTCGCTGCCTGAgggggaaagggagggaggCGAGGAAGGAGTGAGTAGAGATAATAAACAGAAGATAAGCACTAAGGCCAGCCCATGCAAAtgatcaacaacaacaatgacaaccaTTTCAACACAATGCAGGAGTTGCGCACAATGATAATAACATGCAGTAAGATGCAGTTAAACACGTGTCCGCTGTGCCGGCTTTTTGAAAGCAGTTTGCCTGTTGAAACATTAGGTGGCTGAAATACTTTCAATAATGACGACGCAtgggagctgaaaaacacaCGTTATTATTTTATCTCATAACCATCATCACACGCACAATGGAGGCAGCAACAAAAAACCCAGCAAATTACAGGAGATGGGTTATCCATAATTGCAGTTCATTCCAGTGCACGGCGGCAGTATTGTCATGAGCCGAACAGCCGCTTTAATAGGAGTGTACAGGGATGTGTCCTCTTGTACCACTAATTTCATGCAAATTAAAAGTGCAAAGCCGCAGTTGTTCGGGCTGATAAAGGGGCCCAACTAGCACCCATGGGGACCCCACACAACCTCACCCACCAGCAAATGATCCACTAAATAATCTCTTTCCTTCCCTGCACTCTGAACAATGAGCAAACATTATCTTGATCACAGTAACATTGTTTTGTGGTGACGACTCTGTCACTCACCATAATCCGAGTCCTCCACTCCGCTGTCATCCCCGGGCGCTGTGCGACTTTTGGCCTCCTGCAGGACGTGCTGGTACGCATGAGGTCTGCTTCGAGAAGGggccttcagctcctccaccacatCCTGGAACTCCTGCAGCAACTCGCCCAGCTCGAGCTCCAAGTCTGCAGGAAACGTGACAGCAGTTGGAAACAAACCACATTACTccactgaaagaaaatgtgaagacCGTCTCAGTTATAGCAGAGAGAAAAACGGAGGAAGTGCTGAAACACGTAACATTTTAAGGCCCTGATTAAaggtgaaaaaaacagaatgtcaCAAAGATCTTTGACGTTACAATAGCTTGTGACACAAATATCTTCTGGCTGAGAATGAACTTAAATAAAAGCCAAAAACTTGCAGTTGACGTTTATGTCAGTGGGTTGTATCAGATAACTTGATGTGAGAAAATAAACCTAACAGCCCATAAGGCATATAAAACATCTAACAGCCTGTAAAACACCTGGTGTGCAAGCTGCGATaaacaaatattacattttaagtCCAAGTCTGATGCTTTGGGCTGCAATAAAGCAACACTTTTGGCCATTTCCTGAATAAATGCACAGTCACAAAATAACAGATGTATGAGATGAACAAACATCATTTCAGCACAAAGTTATTTTATGAAGCTAACATGAATATGACAGAGCTTTAACAGTCCCCTATGGAAAGGCGAGGACAGCAACAAATGTACAGCAAGACAAATATGAGCGCATTATGAAAGGATACAGATGTGTGTCACAGGAAAACATGGGGTATAAAATGAAAGCATAGCAGGCTACATGATTTACAAAGCTGCTCACTCTCTCAGTGTAACTTTAAATTGTGATGTGATGTAAAAAGGATTAGGCCAGTCTGggatttgttaaaaataaagctTAGAGCCTCTCTGAAAGCATTACAATGCTGTTAACTGTTTGTTACAGGCCTATGATCTCCATCAGTGCATCAGCATTTAGTGGCTCAAGCAGTCGACGGACTCACCTGTGTTAATGTCTGAGGACATGTTGGagcagtgaaataaaacaccACCTGGCTGCTGTGTGTCCGAACAGTTACAAGATGACAAGCGAAGGACTTTATTATAAAGCTCTCCACACCCGCTCCGCCGGCGGAGcccaccagccaatcagagcgcagGGAAACCTCAGCGGTCTGCTGTGAGGGAAAGGGGCGGAAAGTTGAAAGAAAAACCAAACGAGACTGACGGAAAGAAGCCGTTATGCAACGCAGGTCGCGGCGTACACTCCCCCAGCTTTCACATGAAGACGGAAACTTTGCGTGTACTTTCAAAGTCACTCGTTCAGCATTCATAGATTTATCCTGTTTTGGGCACAAGCAGCTTGATACAATAGGATTTAATGGAGGACCTTAAAGAGTCGTTCGGAGTTTGAGTGAAGCTTGGTTACAGTTGATATGATATCAACGGACTTTGTAAATTCGGATGTTACAAATCTGTCATCGGGTGAATTTGTACCTAAGCACCtaaattaaatatgcacaaaagTACAGTTtacaaaaaaatgttgttgcCAGTATGGACAATAAATAGtattattgcacagttgagagaaatatacaacttagaaattgcaccagatgaaatggataattTGAGCattagcattgataacagtagtgcaaagcAAAGCAGGTTACTTCGTACCACTGATGCACCTATAGAAGAAACTGCCAGTTTATATCTATGTATGTCCTCGTGTCTGCACCAAGCAACATTAAGCACTGTTCCCAATATTACTGGTGTTATGTAAGATTTGATCTCGCTTATTGCGGCTTCTGGAAATGCGGGCAGGAGAAAACATTTAAGGACAAATCTGAGAGAGGACAATTATCCAGAGGCCATTAAAACAtgaagcatcacacacacaagtggcAGGTGTGGTAATAAAAATAGATGTGTAAGCACATGTGGTTTAGGCGCAGTAATCCTGTCCCACGTAGTTTAGAGCAGCAATCCCCAACCACCGGCCCAAGGACCGAtaccggtccgtgggccatttgCAGGGacggactgggacaagaaatcggccctggcatattggaccagaccggcccaccacatttgataacacGCACCGTTTCGGTCTTTTCAATCTCTTGAATGTGTGTatcaactgtgcaactctttaaaaccaagtaccttaagccatgcaatgagttaatgGGAATCaatgagagtggacacattaaatatttccagagagagagagagagagagagagagagatttaattattggtcaatcttcaagataaaaatagcagcttagaaactgaaaactcaagagggatgatgacacatgaatcacatacacaatgtcttaaaaaaaacttgcatACAGGTATTAtaaactaactagaatacaaactaacctggccatagaacattagccagaaatatgttattgacgttttatcattatcagattTACCAATCTGATAAGGGTTGCTTTCCTCAtgacaagtgttctgaaagcagtccagcttactgcaggttttactgcatgtccctgttcatgTCGCCAACAGCACCACTGTCATCGtccacgggagctgatgaaggccctgccgtggcaaacGTAGCAGAATGTTTTGCGCATTCGGCAGCgctggcttgaagagccagcttctttttctctcgcagtttctctgcacctccttttcgttttctctccattctcgcagatcctaacagattacgttacCGACGTGAAAGAAGGGAAGAGTTTCATGgtatgattgggcgagatgagccccgtctcgtgtcagagaagaaaataacctatcggCCGCAGAACTGCGTGTGTCGAGCGGCGGTCGGTGTTTacaaacaaactcttgcgctgacttttttttttcgccGAATGCATTGCGCCGCAGGGCCAAAGCGAAAGGGTGTTTAACGACGTGATTGGGCCAGCCGAgtgtcaatcgggccgctgatcaactgtctgtatgggccggtcagaccaatatttaaaaaaaaaaaaagaaaagcgaCTGTCGGAATGCCAGATGGTCCGTCCGTCCCTGCCTACATATATCTGCACTTGCGCACTTCAGGGGTGAGACACTGTGTTTAAGGACACCTTATCAACACATATCATACCCATATAGTCATCATcacccctgacaaatgtttttaaacctataataataataacaataacaacgtgatgataataataatgatgataacaacTGGGTCGAGTCAgtttgaattaaaggcatgaatcagtttttcagcatctgacccgggatccgaccgGGCAcctacccgggtccgacccggaactttcccgggtcggtcccgggtaagttccgggtcggtcctGGATAAGTTCCAGGTTAAATTCCCGGGACTTACCCAGGTTcgacccgggaccagacccggatccgacccagacacgcacacactaataataataataatgacaatctgggccgggatccgacccgagagacacacacacacacacacacacacacacacacacacacacacacacacacaccaataatattactactactacttctactactaataataataataacccggGAAGGGATCCGAGGggacccgggacacacactaatattattgttattgttattattattattattattattattattattattattattattattattattattattattattattattattattaatagtaacaacaacaacaacctgagaAAGAAAGGAGTAAAGGAGTCCAGCTTAaggcaggttttactgcatgtcgcatgtccctgttcaatgtcgccatccaccactgtcatcggccacgggagctgatgaaggccctgacGTGGCAAACATAACAGAACTTTTGCGCATCTGGCAGCGTtggcttcttcttgtctcgcagtttctctgcacctccttttcgttttctctccattttcgaaGATCATAACAGATTGCGTTACAGAcgtaaaagaggggaagtgtttcatgatatgatcGGGCGAGATGAGTCCCGTcaaatgtcagtgaagaaaataacttataggccgcagaccagcgtgtcgagggccggtcggtggttatgaacaaactcttactctgactatttttttttttttttgccaatgcattatgccggctagaccaaagcgaaagcggttggtgtttaacgatgtgactgggccagcccaatgtcaatcgggccgctgatcgattgtctggtattatgggctagtcagaccaatatttaaaataaaaaagtggccgactatccGCCCAAATAGtacgtcggcccaccgggaaaatgcccgctatgccagatggtcagtccgtccctggccgTTTGGTTCCGGGCGGCACAGAGGGACTggacaaaaaatattttattgatcatcagagtctgaaagaagttgattttgaaaatcaggggcgtccgcctgtgcctctgtacacgtcaaacacacacacacacacacacacacacacacacacacacacacacacactaataataattattattattatcattataataataattataataaccCGGCCAGGATCCAGACCCGGAACCTTCCCGGGTCGATCACGGCAATGTCCCGGTTAAGACTTTGtcgggaccgacccggaactttcccgggaCTTGCTCCGGGACTTTCCCGGGTTcgacccgggaccagacccggGATTCGACCCAGGacgcacacactaataataataataataataataataataatagccgCCAAACATCCCCCTGTGCCTCTGAGCACATGTCAAACGGCTCTCTCGGTCACATAGGCTATGGTAGTAAAAAAGTAAGCCCATAAGCTGGCAAAAattagtaaaataaataaataaaaacctgtttttggagagcttcttcggAAAGAGGAAACGGCCAAAtaatgagacagaagaagaagagtctaCAACTTCAAAGAAAAAGTTGCATCTATGAGATATTAacagcagtcctacttaaaacACGGGTTTAgcgcttcaggtgattctcacgcACGAAGCCCGCTCTGCGTAATGTGTGGCGACAGGCTCGcaaatgaggaaatgaagccTTCTCCTTGAAGAAaaacaagcgcagggctcccactaattACAACAACTACGTTCAGGCTAAtggtgagttgtatttttaataatttgtttttatttccagcaaattattgctttacgTGAAACCGGTCCGTGGCACAAAAAAAAGGCTGGGGAGCGCTGGTTTAGAGCAAAGATATGAATATaatatttcaatttcaatttcaattttcaattttatttgtatagcgccaaatcacaacagaagttgtctcaggacactttccatatagagctggtacagaccaagctcttttatctacaaagaaaccaacaattcccccatgagcaagcacttggcgacagtggcggCCACATGCTTACTCATTGTTTTATTCTTTGGAAACGCAACAAATGCATGTGTTCAGCTCACGCAGGTAaacctgtttttcctctgcattcTCCTGCGACAGCCTGACTCACAAGGTAAGTGTTTATAGGAGGGGCGTAATGAATCATGCCTTCAGCTGTGCAGGTTTAGGTTGCTGCCACTGTCTCCAGCGCTCACTTGCTGCCGGGGAACTTGGGTGACATGTGTGAGGGCGATGGGCCATGGGACTCCTGATAATATGAACTGGGCTGGACTACTGCAGGTCAGTGTGTCATGCAAGGATTATCCATTCTGATGGTATCTGATTACTGTCTCAGCGTTTCTGATTGAGCCAAAGGGGATAACTGGAATGTTATTCTTCAGTGTGTAATTTTGAAAGGTTTAAATGCACTGAGGGTGTGATAGAGCACCTGGAGAGGCACtaatgatttaaatgaaaactgATATCCATTCTGAGCCTCttaaacattaaaagaaaaactgatcaaatatatgtatatgcaaaaatacacaaatatattCAAATCTGATTTTTTCATCATACCAAACACATGCTGTGTTATTCGCTTTTTggtgtgtgttatttgtgtgaGAGAGTAATTGGATGAAGATATGTGAGGGGCATCACATTACCACCATTGTGCAGTTGCCTGCGTTTAAAAGAGCTCACTCAGGCATGAAATTTAAACCTTAAAACCACCAGGAAAACCTATGCACTGTTTCAAGTGCAACAAAAAGACTGTCAAGTTTTAACCAAAATCAAAAatacttttcttttaaaagtttTCACAGTTTGTTTCTTCTCCTGTCAGACTCTGCTGGTTGTGGTCCATCTCCAGCAGATCATGTGTGGTTCTGTCTGGTTTTCTGTCCCAGAGGAACGGGAGCCCGGTATTCTGGCCGGGTCACTTAGTAAACACTTTCCACCTCCGTACCAGCTCCTGACCCAAGAGTATTTTTGGATGGACAAAAACACTGGAAATTTCTACACCACTGAGCAAAAGATGGATCGTGAGGCCCTCTGCCCAGAGGATACAAAAGCTGAGGAATGCATTATTCTCCACAATGCTGTCGTGGGGCCCTCAGGAGACCTTATACAGTTCCCTGTGATCATAGAAGACATCAATGACAATGCACCTCATTTCGAAAACAGTGAAATACACCTGAAGGTGTCTGAGGATGTGACTGTGGGGACCAGTTTCTTGCTGGATGACCAGGCTCAGGACAGGGATGCCGGACATAACAGGGAGCTGCATTACCACCTAGAAGACTCTGATGGAGTTTTCAGTTTAAAAGTCGTTGCAGACGGGCCTGTCGTCATGCTGGTTGTGCAAACAGCTCTTGATAGGGAGACTCGGGACCTGTATCAGATGGCGCTGGTGGCCACCGACTGCGGCTCAGACCCTTTAAGTGCTACGGCAACTTTAATagtcacagtgacagatgtTAATGACAACTGTCCAAGCTTTAGCTCTGACAGTCCCCGCAGTGTCTCCATCCCCGGAGACTCCCCAAAGAACATGCTGGTCACTCAGGTCAGAGCCACAGACCCAGATTCAGGCCCGAATGCTGCCATCGTTTACTCCCTCAGTCCCAAAGTCTCTGAGCGGGCCAAGAAGCTCTTTAGCCTCGACAGCCTCACTGGGTACATCAGACTAACACAGGACCTCAAGAGCGACAactcagaggagctgctgctgaaagtgTTAGCTAGTGGCCATCACTGCCCCCCAGCAGACACTCAGGTAACCGTATCCGTGCTCCCCAAGGCGAACCAAGAGCTGACGATCAAGATCGGGTTCATAGCGGAGCATCAAAACCAGACGATGGTGTTACCAGAGAACCAGCCCCCCACCGTCTTAGCTGTTTTAGAGCTTGAGGgtgacagcagctttaaaggctCATCTCTTGCCATTGAGAGTGAAGTGCCTTTCACTTTGAGCCCACAGAATGGCAAATATCTGCTTTCCACATCAAAGCCCCTAGACTATGAGATGAAAAGTGAACATCATATTTCTGTGGTAGTGCATGGGAGATCAGCTGAAGGGACTGTGATCACTCCCTCCAGGCATGTGATCAGGGTGATGGTGGCAGATGTCAATGATAAtgctccacattttctccagtccCACTATCAGTTGGAGGTGGAGGAAAACAATCAGGCAGGGACATCACTGTGGCAGGTCTTGGCCACAGATGCAGACAGTGGACACAATGGCAGGGTGACCTACAGGCTTGACAAACACACTACCATCTTTAACATTGACTCTGTGACAGGTCAGCTGTCTGCATCAGCCTCTCTGGACAGGGAACAGCAGGGTGTACATAAGCTCACTGTGTTTGCACGAGATAGCGGCTCTCCTCCCTTGGAGTCAGTGGCCACAGTAACCATTCGTGTTTTGGACCAGAATGACAATGCACCTGTTTTTCTAACCCCCCACTTCATCTTTTTCATCCCTGAGAACATACCACCGTTTGCCCAGGTGGCGGGGTTAGGGGTGACAGACCCAGACGAAGGGGAGAATGGGAACACAGAGTTGGTAGTTGTAAACAGCAGTGGACCTTTTGTTGTGGATAGCACTCAGGGGATACTGCGCACCACCAGCAACTTGGACCGTGAAACAGAGGACCGCTATGAACTTTACCTGCTGGCCAGGGATCATGGACATCCTGTTGCTTTGACTTCCACAGCCAGGATAACTATCTTTGTGGAGGACATCAATGACAACGAGCCAAAAGTGATTCTTCCCAGCAGTAACTCCTCTTGCCTGACTGTCTCTCCAGAAACCATTGCAGGCACCACGGTAACAAAGATCTATGCCATTGACGAGGACACTGGCCTGAATTCAGAGATAACATATTCTGTTGTGATGCCAGAGCCAATGCAAAACAGCAGCCCTTTCCTGGTGGATTCAAGGTCAGGGAACATCACCGTAGCTCAGCAACTTCTACAGAAGGACCTGGGAATGCATCACTTGTTCATTGTGGTCAGAGATGCAGGGAAGCCAGCGCCACTTTATACCACTGTCTGGGTTAATCTGTTGGTTAATGAGAGCATGGAGCCCTGCCACTTGGACAGGGCGCCCACCTGGACAGGGTCACCTGATTTGGTTCAAACCCCCTCAAAGGCCCCCATCTGTGAGGTGGAGGACACCAGATCTGCTCAGCTGATACTGCTAGTAGGCCTGGGTATGATGCTGGCCTCCGCATTCTTGCTTGTGGTGGCAGCTGTGTTATACctgaaacagaggagaagacGTCTTCAGCAGAGCATGAGGGGCCACACTGAGGAGAATGAGATTCCACTCAGGCTCAAAGACAAATACTACTCTGATGACTAACAGAATAAAGCAATACTTGTGTCAAGGATGAAATCAGTTTATGAATTATGGACATTCTGAATACTTGTCAAAGGCTTCTtgcattttgatgatgaaatttgTTGAATTATTCTCATACACAGTGTACTCAAACATTTGTCAACAGCAAAGCTACAAAAATTCTGTCTAAATTTATCTATTATCTGATAACGATCCCAAGAAGTTACCAGGAAAGCACACAGGTGCTCTGATAAGTGAAGTATCTGTTACCAGCTGAGACTTGTTCCGTGTGCATTAAAAGTGTACTCCTGTAATGGCACAGGTGATGTGTAGAGCATTAACCACAATAAGAGCATGAGAGCATATCACAGCAAGGCATTGCTAAAATACCAGCATTACAGTCATCTTTAGGGATTATTCTCCATGACCCCTACAGCGATAAGAAGACTGAGGTAATGGTCCGCTAAGTTGATTGGGCCATTCTCAGATTTCCCTGAGTGATGGGGAGTCTAAAGTATTTAGACACACAAAAGGGTTTAATGTTCCTTTGACGGGGAGGTGATGAAAGTCTCTCAAGAAGCAGCTCTGGGACTACCACAGGAGGCAGAGGGCAGCTGTGGACAGGTGAGAGGCGGCAGAGGGAAGGTACACCGTCATCTCAAGTCACCGTCTCACACTTGTTATCTGATAGCACTGCTTCTCACCCACAGAGCTGGAACACACCCAAAAGGCAGAAGACCTACTGTACTGCACCCAGTAACCCAACAGGCTTGTTGTTCTGATGACAGATGTTTGGAGTGAAATCACAC from Chaetodon trifascialis isolate fChaTrf1 chromosome 5, fChaTrf1.hap1, whole genome shotgun sequence includes:
- the LOC139330830 gene encoding regulator of cell cycle RGCC; the encoded protein is MSSDINTDLELELGELLQEFQDVVEELKAPSRSRPHAYQHVLQEAKSRTAPGDDSGVEDSDYGSEASLGNSLNTSEEELHTAGITLAPKAKLGDTRELESFINMLDQELAEM
- the pcdh20l gene encoding protocadherin-20, with the protein product MGHGTPDNMNWAGLLQTLLVVVHLQQIMCGSVWFSVPEEREPGILAGSLSKHFPPPYQLLTQEYFWMDKNTGNFYTTEQKMDREALCPEDTKAEECIILHNAVVGPSGDLIQFPVIIEDINDNAPHFENSEIHLKVSEDVTVGTSFLLDDQAQDRDAGHNRELHYHLEDSDGVFSLKVVADGPVVMLVVQTALDRETRDLYQMALVATDCGSDPLSATATLIVTVTDVNDNCPSFSSDSPRSVSIPGDSPKNMLVTQVRATDPDSGPNAAIVYSLSPKVSERAKKLFSLDSLTGYIRLTQDLKSDNSEELLLKVLASGHHCPPADTQVTVSVLPKANQELTIKIGFIAEHQNQTMVLPENQPPTVLAVLELEGDSSFKGSSLAIESEVPFTLSPQNGKYLLSTSKPLDYEMKSEHHISVVVHGRSAEGTVITPSRHVIRVMVADVNDNAPHFLQSHYQLEVEENNQAGTSLWQVLATDADSGHNGRVTYRLDKHTTIFNIDSVTGQLSASASLDREQQGVHKLTVFARDSGSPPLESVATVTIRVLDQNDNAPVFLTPHFIFFIPENIPPFAQVAGLGVTDPDEGENGNTELVVVNSSGPFVVDSTQGILRTTSNLDRETEDRYELYLLARDHGHPVALTSTARITIFVEDINDNEPKVILPSSNSSCLTVSPETIAGTTVTKIYAIDEDTGLNSEITYSVVMPEPMQNSSPFLVDSRSGNITVAQQLLQKDLGMHHLFIVVRDAGKPAPLYTTVWVNLLVNESMEPCHLDRAPTWTGSPDLVQTPSKAPICEVEDTRSAQLILLVGLGMMLASAFLLVVAAVLYLKQRRRRLQQSMRGHTEENEIPLRLKDKYYSDD